The following proteins come from a genomic window of Sardina pilchardus chromosome 13, fSarPil1.1, whole genome shotgun sequence:
- the LOC134100023 gene encoding galectin-4-like, protein MFQAPPGYQPVYGPSIPYTGPIYGGLRAGMSLYIQGSIPDHMERFNVNLQCGEFEGCDIAFHFNPRFDGWDKVVFNTFQNGDWEEQEKIHEMPFTKGEAFEMVIMVTSEGYQVNVNGKQFYMYQHRMPLDRVSALSIAGEVIIQTINIIGGMQGGGGGMGGMPGGMGGMGQGGYPGGGMGGGGMGYPGGNLPVMGMEPIYNPPLPYSNMIPGGMSSKRTIIIRGMLPYGANRFHVNFMVGYSRDVAFHLNVRLDEGLVVRNSQIGGSWGQEERELSFNPFQEGQYFDMSIRCGNQKFKVFVNGQHMCSFFHRVQPFTQIDVLEIAGETQISYIHF, encoded by the exons ATGTTCCAGGCTCCTCCAGGCTACCAGCCCGTCTACGGCCCT AGTATTCCTTACACTGGGCCTATCTATGGAGGCCTGAGGGCAGGAATGTCTCTGTACATTCAGGGGTCTATTCCTGATCATATGGAAAG ATTTAACGTGAACTTGCAGTGTGGTGAGTTTGAGGGATGTGACATAGCGTTCCACTTCAACCCTCGGTTTGATGGCTGGGATAAGGTGGTCTTCAACACATTCCAGAATGGGGATTGGGAAGAGCAGGAGAAGATCCACGAGATGCCCTTCACTAAGGGCGAGGCCTTTGAGATGGTCATCATGGTCACTTCTGAGGGCTACCAG GTCAACGTCAACGGGAAGCAGTTCTACATGTACCAGCACCGCATGCCCCTGGACAGAGTGTCTGCTCTGAGTATTGCTGGGGAAGTAATTATTCAGACCATCAACATCATCGGG GGTATgcaaggtggaggtggaggcatgGGC GGAATGCCAGGTGGAATGGGTGGCATGGGG CAGGGAGGCTATCCAGGTGGCGGCATGGGA GGAGGTGGAATGGGCTATCCAGGGGGAAATCTGCCG GTTATGGGTATGGAACCCATCTACAACCCA CCTTTACCATACTCTAATATGATCCCTGGAGGAATGTCTTCCAAAAGGACCATCATCATAAGAGGCATGCTACCCTATGGGGCCAACAG GTTTCACGTCAACTTTATGGTTGGATACTCGCGGGACGTGGCCTTTCACCTGAATGTCAGACTTGACGAGGGGCTCGTTGTGCGGAACAGTCAGATTGGTGGCTCGTGGGGCCAGGAGGAGCGAGAGCTCAGTTTCAACCCCTTCCAGGAGGGACAGTACTTCGAC ATGTCCATACGCTGTGGTAACCAGAAGTTTAAGGTGTTTGTCAATGGACAGCATATGTGCAGCTTTTTCCATCGTGTCCAGCCCTTCACACAAATTGATGTACTTGAAATAGCAGGAGAGACACAGATTTCCTATATCCACTTCTGA
- the mindy4b gene encoding inactive ubiquitin carboxyl-terminal hydrolase MINDY-4B, which translates to MEEDTDNSETPKAKDVNMELEEILQLIADLDRKRALFNARGLELRSFAKRPPERYKAEEDAEDVSRSASATKPSRGQGHQLTVPYSIPRALAVPPSLGGDPVSPELAVSLRKILFGNVFHIFNYEWKKSFFKFREPYSALSYALEAERGGARAIQMVVQANIIKYLLFSRTTNSDCYGTQSLEEVDEKEQERALASALADILWTAGDEQAATVALVTSECCFTPLLDYKPDNFTERLQLFNFARREDTEKFLYEHIQCFKEEGSHGVILFLYSLIVSRTINRLREDLDRTTTHLLQQSLGNFICRQALLNLLLTGRANPKVFNGTLLYDEDGHLLEHPLHGVLARSDVGYLHWSREQVQQGKLPVVGSMLKTPKLPIWVCSINDTYSIIFSPHRSLLSDWKMEHLFHLYFYNGQSAQTNTAVLTIDTHSHHWELERRDVQGDPEKRFPSVEMTIRTKWEGAAIDWNGTVPFF; encoded by the exons ATGGAAGAGGACACAGACAACTCAGAGACACCCAAAGCAAAAGATGTCAACATGGAATTGGAGGAAATTCTTCAATTGATAGCAGACCTTGATCGGAAGAGAGCGCTCTTCAACGCGCGAGG GTTGGAATTGCGAAGTTTTGCTAAG AGGCCACCTGAGCGCTATAAAGCAGAAGAGGATGCAGAGGACGTGTCCAGGTCTGCGTCTGCCACGAAGCCTTCGCGTGGTCAGGGCCACCAGCTGACCGTCCCGTACTCTATCCCCCGAGCTCTGGCTGTGCCCCCAAGTCTGGGTGGGGACCCTGTGTCCCCAGAGCTGGCTGTG AGTCTTCGGAAGATCCTTTTTGGCAATGTGTTTCATATCTTCAACTACGAGTGGAAGAAATCTTTCTTCAAATTCAGAGAGCCCTACTCAGCTCTGTCATATGCTTTGGAGGCAGAGCGG GGTGGTGCCCGAGCAATTCAGATGGTGGTGCAGGCAAACATAATCAAATATCTCCTGTTTTCACGGACGACCAACTCTGATTGTTATGGCACGCAGAG TCTGGAGGAGGTGGATGAGAAGGAGCAGGAGCGCGCTCTGGCCTCTGCTCTGGCAGACATCCTGTGGACCGCTGGAGACGAGCAGGCTGCCACTGTTGCCCTGGTAACCTCCGAATGCTGTTTCACCCCACTCTTGGACTACAAACCTGACAACTTCACAGAGAGG CTACAGCTCTTCAACTTTGCTAGGAGAGAAGACACAGAGAAGTTCCTCTATGAGCACATCCAATGT TTTAAAGAGGAGGGGAGCCATGGAGTGATCCTCTTTCTCTACAGCCTGATTGTATCCAGGACTATAAATAG GCTGAGGGAAGACCTGGACAGAACCACCACTCATCTGCTGCAGCAGAGTTTGGGGAACTTTATCTGTCGCCAG GCACTGCTGAACCTTTTGCTGACTGGACGAGCCAATCCTAAAGTGTTCAATGGGACCCTGCTGTATGATGAGGATGGGCATCTACTAGAGCACCCTCTGCATGGGGTACTGGCGCGCAGCGATGTCGGGTACCTGCACTGGAGCAGAGAGCAGGTTCAACAGGGCAAACTGCCAGTG GTTGGCAGCATGTTGAAGACGCCAAAGCTGCCCATCTGGGTATGTAGCATCAATGACACCTACAGCATCATCTTCAGTCCACATCGCTCGCTCCTCTCTGACTGGAAGATGGAACATCTTTTCCACCTGTACTTTTACAATGGCCAGTCCGCCCAGACCAACACTGCTGTACTGACCATAG ACACTCATTCCCATCACTGGGAGTTGGAGAGAAGGGATGTCCAGGGGGACCCCGAAAAGAGATTCCCTTCTGTTGAGATGACCATTCGTACCAAATGGGAAGGGGCAGCCATTGACTGGAATGGGACAGTGCCTTTCTTCTGA